The following DNA comes from Desulfobaculum xiamenense.
CCCTTGAGTTCCGGCTTTACGCCGTCCTCGGTGAGCTTGAGGATGTGCAGGCCGAAGCTTTGGCCGACCTCAAAGGTCTTCTCCTGCGGGGAGAAGGCCACGGAGTGCAGGCTTAACTCCACGATGGCGAAATGCTCGTCGTATCCGTTTGGGGCGACCAGCAGGTCTGGCACCCAGAAGCGTACGGCTTCGCGCTTTTCTTCCTTTTCCGCCTTTTTCGCCTTGGCCTTTTCGTTTTCGTCGGATTTCGTCCATGACTCTCCGGTCACGGCCTTCCAGAGTTTCCTCGCTTCGCCGAGGTCGTCGCTAATGGCGAGGGCCGCCTTGAGCTTGTCCTTTGCTGCGTCGGGCTTGCCTAGCCGGATGAGCGCCTGTGCGCCGCCGAGGAAATGGGCGGCGTTGTCCGGCTCCACAACACCCGCGCGTTCGAACAGGTGAGCCGCCTTTTCGAAATCCTCCTTTTCCGCGAGGGCCTTGGCCGATTCCGAATAGGGGTTGGGGGCTGTCGCGTCGTGGCGCTTGTGCTCCAGAAACACCTTGTCGGCCTCGGCGTACTCGCCGTTGGCCACTTGCGCCTTGCCTGCCGCCAGCATGAACTGCGAGAAGCGGGGGATGTCCTTTCGCGCCTTGAAGGCGTACGCCAAGCCCCGCAACGCCTCTGCATTGTGCGGGTTCTGCTTCACGGCCTTCGTGAAGAGCGCGATGGCCTTCTCTTCGTCGAAATCGTCAAGACAGCGGAACCCCGCCTCGACGAGGTCGCGGTCTGCCCCCTTCTTCTGCTTGTCCTGCGCCGGTGTGGCGGATTTGATCAGCGCCTTGTCCAGCGCGGCGAGCATGGTCTCCTCTGTGAACGGCTTGACCAGAAAGCCCGAAGCCCCGGCTCGCGCGGCGGCGACGATGATCGCCTGCTCCTTCTTGGCGGACATGATGACGAAGGGCAGGGCGTGGAAGCGTGGCGTGGCGCGGAGTTTTTGAAGCAGGGCGATGCCGCTGTGCTTGCCCACAACGAGGTCGCACAGGACGAGGTAGCGTTTATCCTCGCCAAGCAGGCGTAGCGCATCGGGCACGGAGTCAGTCACGGCCGCCCCGGCGAAGCCGCCTTTGTTCAGATATGTGGCCAGAATCTTCCTGAGCGACGGATTCGTTTCCAGTGCCAGAACGAAAAATTCCTTTCGGGCGGTCATTGCATCCTCTGATGGTGGCGGCTCATAGCTAGATGACCCCATTGCCGCCGGTGGGGTGGGTGAGCATGGTGTTGAGGACTGGCTTCTGCAAGCGGGACAGGGCTATGGTCCGTTCCTGACGCAGGCGCTGGATGAGCGGGCGAAGCTGCTCCGGGTGGCATTTGTTGCGCACTCGGGCCTCGCGCTCGCGGAATATCTCCACGACCAGCGCTCGGTGGTATTCCGATGCCGGGCGCATTCTGGCGCGCTGTTCGGCGCGCTCGAAGATGCCGGCGCTGCCGAGGGGGCCGTGCTGCACGGCGGTGCTCCACAGCACCTCGCGCAGGACCACGGGGTGGGCGTCGAGGTCTATGCCCGTGCGCGAGCGGATTTCGCGAAGCGTCGGCGAGTAGTAGGTATTGTGGACGAAGTCGTCCTGCAGGCGTTCGAAGAGGCGGGGAAATTCGCCCGCAATTCTGCGCCATTCGTCCGGCATGACGCCATCGGTGGTGCCGGTGTTGGCCGGGCCGCATCGCTTCAGCCGCCGCGCCAGCGAAGGCGCGCGCGTGTCGAGATAGCTCACGAAGCGGCGCATGGTGCCCTTGCGCGAGGACATCTGGTACTTGCCGTAGGACGTGCCGCCCTTGTGGTCGTAGCCGATGGCGTACACGCCGCGAACGCCGGATTCGAACATGGCGCACAGCCCGCCAAGCGAGCGGCGATGCGCGATCTTCTCGCGGATTCTGTCCAGCCGCGTCACAGGTGGGGCAATGGCCGTCTCGGCCGTGTTCTCCAGCGCGGCCAGTGGCGGCATCTGCGTCTCGACCATGGCGAACAGCCGCCGCAGCTTTTCGGGGTTGCTCGCGATTTCGAGGAAGCGCTCCTTGTCCAGCGGATGGAAAGCGTCCTTGTCCACGGGCAGGCGCACGATGTGCCGCGAGACGCTGCCGTGGGCCACGCGGGCCGAGCGCGGAAGCGCCGGAAGCATGCGCGATGTGGTGCACAGCAGCGGATGCGGGGAGTTCGAGAGCATGGCCAGACACGGTTCCGCGTCGTCAGTTTCCCATGGCACGGGAAATTCGAGGGGCAGGCGGGTCGTGAAGTGTTCCGGGCCGGGCAGCGGATCGAGGGCGGCCGGATAGACCGCGCCGATCAGGTCGCGCATGGCTTCGGCCTCGGGGCTGACGTCGTGCGCGGCGATGCGGGCCGGAAGGTTCGGGGCCGGGGCGAGTGAAGCGATCAGCGCGTATTCGAGGGAAAAGACGCCAAGGACATAGCCGAGGATGACGGCAGGGTAGAGAACTCCCTTGCCATGTATGGTGCCGTTCATGACTGCCCGGATGGGCGAGACGAAGGCGCTGGCCGTCCCGCGCAGGGCGCTGCGCGCGGCGTCCGCGATCAGGCCGGTCATGCCGCGTTGGCGCAAAAGGCGCACCACGGCGGCGGATTCCTCTTCGGAGAGTGGGCGAAGGATGCAACGGACGAATCGCCCTGACGCGCATGCGACATGGCGTGCGCACGCGACAAGGCGCGTCCGGGTGGTACTGGACGGGAAATGTGTCTGCATCATGCCCATTTATCGTCACTTTCCCCGAAACGTTAAGGGCCGGAAGCAGAAGGCCTCACCGAAATGTCCGGTTCGACCTCAATTCTTCAATGGTGCACCAACGGCGGGGCTTCTGTCGAGAAGCTCGCCGAAGCATGTGCGCGGCTAGAATTCGAGCCGCAGGCCGCTGCCAGCGGCGTGGACGCGTCCGGGCAGCAGCTCGGAAAGTCCCTTGAGTCCCCTTTCGCCTGAGCAGTGGGCGGGGTAGACATGCTCCACGTGGAAGGCCTCCAGCGCGTTTGCGGATTCGCGGATGGCGTCCTGCGTGGCGTCCATGAGGTGCGTGCCGCCGACGACCGTATGCAGGCGGTCGATGCCGCGCGTTTCGCGAAGATGATTCAGCGTGTTCGCGACGCCGCTGTGGCAGCAGCCCAGCAGCAGCACCATGCCGCTTGCCGTGTCGAGAACGAGACAGGCGTCATCGGGCACGTGGTCCTGCTCCTTTCCCTGCGGGTCGCGGTAGAAGCCGTCGATGGCCTCGAACAATCCGGGAGTGCGGACGATGTCGGTGATGGCCGTTAGTCCGTGGTCCAGCGTTTGGCCGTCGGTCAGGCTGCGCATGTCCGGGGTGGGGGTGCCAGCGGGGAGTTCGGGAATGCCGATGAAGCGCGGAGCCTTGCCCTCTTCGAGGTCGTAGCGGTCGCGGCGGTATTCTGGATGGGCGTGGATGGGCGCGGTGAAGCCGTAGCGGAGCAGAGGGGCGATGCCCCCCGCGTGGTCCCAGTGACCGTGGGAGAGTGCCATGCCCGTGGCCCGGACCGGATTCACGCCCATGATTGCGGCATTGTCCAGAAAAGCGCTGGTCGCGCCGGAATCCCACAGCCACAGGTTGCCGTTGGCGAGGCCCACGGCACAGGAAAAGCCGTGTTCGTGCTTCAGAGTGGGATTAAGCGAGGTGTTGTCTACGAGAATGGAGATGGAGATGCTCATTTCGGCTCCGACTGCGGAAAGTGCTTGCCCCCCACGGGGAATTTCTTGGGATCGTCCTTGAAGAGCTTGTAGTTGATGGAGTCCACGAGGGCCTGCCAACTGGCGTGGATGACGTCGTAATGCACGCCAACGGTGGTCCAGCGGTCCGTGGCGTCGGCGGATTCGATGAGAACGCGCACGACGGAGGCCGTGCCGCCGGAGTCGCGCATGACGCCGTGCAGCACGCGGACCTTGAAGTCTTCCAGTCGCATCTCACCAAGGGTGGGGTAGAACGGCGTGAGCGCCTTGCGCAGGGCGACGTCGAGAGCGTTGACCTGGCCCTGACCCGTGGCCGCCGTGTGCTCCACCATTCCACCGACCTTCAGCATGACTGTGGCCTCGGCGTATGGCTCGGTGAAGCCTTCGCGCATGGAATCGACCACGTTGAAGTTGATGAGGTGGAAATAGCGCTTGGACCAGCCCATGGCCTTGAAAAACATGAGTTCGAAAGAGGCCTCGGCCGTGGAGTATTCGTAGCCCTGACTTTCGCGCGTTTTGACCTCGTCGAGCAGGTCGAGGACGGCGGAGTCGTTCTTATCCAGCGCATAGCCGTACTTCTTGGCCATGAACAGGATGTTGCTGCGGCCGGAGAGGTCAGAAAGCAGCACGCGCTGCTCGTTGCCGACGAGTTCCGGTCGGACGTGCTCGTAGGTCTCGGGATTGCGCAGCACGGCGCTGACGTGCACGCCGCCCTTATGCGCGAAGGCGGATTTGCCCACGTAGGGCTGGCGCATGAAGGGCCGCAGGTTGCAGAGTTCCGAGACGAATTGGCTGGTGGACGTGAGCAGCTTGAGTCTGCCCTCGGGCAGGCAGCGGAAGCGCCCCCCGCTTTTCAGCTCCAGATTGGGGATGATGGAGCAGAGGTTGGCGTTGCCGCAGCGTTCGCCGAAGCCGTTGATGGTGCCCTGCACCTGCACCGCGCCTGCGAAGACCGCTTCCACGGCGTTGGCCACGGCGGTTTCGGAGTCGTTGTGCGTGTGGATGCCGAGCTGTGCCTCGGGCAGCGCCGCGCGCACCGTCTGCACGATCTCGCGGACCTCGAAGGGCAGCGAGCCGCCGTTGGTGTCGCACAGCACAAGGACCTTCGCCCCGGCCTCGTGGGCGTGGCGCAGGCAGGCAAGCGCGTAGTCCGGGTTCTTTCGGTAGCCATCGAAGAAGTGTTCGGCGTCGAAGAAGACCTCGGGCGCGTGGGCGCACATGTGGGAGATGGAATCGGAGATGATGTCGAGGTTGCGCTCCAGACTGACGCGCAAGGCCTCGGTGACGTGCAGATCCCACGTCTTGCCGAAGAGGGTGACGGCGTCCGGTTCGGCCTCGACGAGGGCGCGGAGGTTCGCATCATCCGCGGCGCGGCCTTTGGGATTGCATGTGCTTCCAAAGGCCGCGATCCGCGAATGCGAAAGGTCGTATTGCCTGATCTCCTGAAAGAAGGAGCGGTCCGTTTCGTTGGAACCGGGCCAACCGCCTTCGATGTAATCTACGCCCAGCGCGTCGAGCTTTCCGGCGATGCGGATCTTGTCTGCGGTGGAGAGGCTGATTTCCTCGGCCTGGGTCCCGTCTCTTAGCGTGGTGTCGTAGATGGAGATTTGTTTCATGGCATCAACACTTCATCCTGTCTTTCTCCAGTTCGAAAGCTTCGTGCAGGGTGCGCACGGCCAACTCGGTGTATTTCTCCTCGATGAGGCAGGTGACCTTGATCTCGGAGGTGGAGATCATGAGGATGTTGATGCCCTCGTCCTTCAGGGCACGGAACATCCGGGAAGCGACGCCGGAGTGGCTGCGCATGCCCACGCCGATGACCGAGACCTTGGAGACCTGCTCGTCGTAGAGCACCTCGTTCGCACCAAGGGTATCCTTGATGTCATTGATGATTTTCATCGTGAGGTCAAGGTCGGCACGGGGCACGGTGAAGGTCATGTCGGTCTTGTGACCGTCGCGGCTGGTATTCTGGATGATCATGTCCACGACGATGCCCGAGTCGGCAAGGGGGGTGAACAGCGAGGAGGCCACGCCGGGGCGGTCATAGACGTCGAGCAGCGTCACGCGGGCCTGATCCTTATCATATGCGATGCCAGAAACCAGAACGGCTTCCATGCTTTGATCCTCCTGGGTTACGATCGTGCCGGGACAGTCGGAGAATGTGGAGCGCACGTGCACGGTCATATTGTATTTCTTTGCGAATTCAACGGACCTGATCTGGAGCACCTTGGCGCCCATGGATGCCATTTCGAGCATCTCGTCGTAGCTGATCTTGGGGATCTTGCGGGCGCGGGACTCGATGTTGGGGTCCGTGGTGTAGACGCCATCGACATCCGTATAGATTTCGCAGAAGTCGGCACCAACGGCGACGGCCAGCGCCACCGCGGAGGTGTCGGAACCGCCGCGTCCCAGCGTGGTGATGCGCCTGTCCTCATCGCAGCCCTGAAAGCCCGCGATGACGAGGACGTCATGGTCCTCAAGCAAGGCCTTCAGCTTGTCGCTGTTGATGTTCAGGATGCGTGCGCGGCCGTATTTCTTGTCGGTGGTGATTTCGGCCTGGAAGCCCAGAAGGGATCGGGCGTGGATGCCCGCGTCCTTCAGCAGCATGGTGAAAAGGGAAACCGAGACCTGCTCGCCCGTGGAAACGAGGGAGTCCATCTCGGCGGCGTCGGGGGTCGAGGACCATTCCCTTGCCAGAGCAAGGAGGCGGTTGGTCTCTCCGGACATGGCAGAGAGCACAACGACGACCTTGTGTCCATCGGCGAGGGCTTGCTCGACCTTGCTCTGCACTTTGCGCATGCAGTCGAGATTGGCGACGGACGTGCCGCCGAACTTCTGAACAATGATGCCCATCGAAGCTTCGCTCCTCACGAAATGTTGGGGTGTATCCGGGCGCGCCCGCAATGATTGCCAGTGCGTAGACCTAGAATGCGGCGCGAAGGGTTTTAATGGCGTTCTTTCCGGTTGCAGTCAACTCGATTGTGCGTCCCGCCGTTGCCGGACGCCATTCGAGCAGTAGAAAATCGTCGGGCCAGAAGCTCTTGTCGAGGTACTGCACCCACTCCACGATGACGAGGGTGTCGTCGTCCTGGAGAAATTCGAGCAGGGACTCGTCCGGTTCCTGATATTCCAGACGATAGAGGTCGAAATGGGCGGCCTCCGGCGTGGTGGGGTAGAGATTCATGATGTTGAAACTCGGGCTGGATACGCGCGCGTCCGCCCCGCCGGGCAGCGCGGCGGCCAGCCCTCTCACCAGAGTGGTCTTTCCCGCGCCGAGGTCGCCGTTTAGAAGAATGTTGATGCCCACCCCGATTTCCGCCACGGCTCGCGCAAGGCGTTGGCCCAGCGCGAGCGTGGCGGCTTCGTCGTCAAGGTGAAGTTCCAGACGGAAGGATTCCGGTTCGGTCACGGGGGCTAGTCCTTGGGCAGCAGGGTGCGCAGGATGTCTTCCTTGCCGATGATGCCGACCAGATGGCCGTTCTCCACCACTGGCAGGGTGTGGAACTTGCGCTCCACGATCAGGGAGGCCACCTCGTCCAGCGGCGTCTCGGGCGAGACGGTGGCCGGATTGGGGGTCATGGCCTGCGCGACGGTCATGGCCGTCATCTTCTGCAATTCACGCTCGAAGTCCCGCGTGGAGGAAAAGGGAATCATGCCGTCCAGCAGGGTGAACACCGACGGCAGCTTGAGCTTCTTCTGCTGGGCGACGAGGTCGCTCTGGCAGAGGATGCCCACCACGCTGCCGCCCTCGTCCAGCACGGGAATTCCGTTGATGCGCTTCTCAAGCATGGTCTGCGCGGCGGAAACGATGTCGTCGTCCGGGTAGAGGGTGATGGGGTTCGGAGTCATGATGTCCTTGGCCTTAAGCATCGACAGTCTCCTTCAGCGCCCGAGGCAGGGCGTGTGCGATTTCGCTGGCCGTGTTGCCCCGCGCGGGGAAGTCCGCAGAGAGCAGATCACCGGCGAGACCATGCCAGTAAACGCCAAGACAGGCCGCGTCCTCGGGTTCGAGTCCGCGGGCGAGCAGGCTGGCGATCAGTCCCGCCAGCACGTCGCCGGAACCGGCAACGGCCAGATTGGATACTGCAAAGGGAGAGACGAAGGCCCTGCTGTCCGGCAGGGCGATGACCGTGCCCGCGCCCTTCAGTACGGCGGTGCCGTCCACTGCGGCGGCCAGCGCCTGTGCCGAGGCGAGACGGACAGACTGGATGTCCTCCCCGGTCTTCCCGAGCAGGCGTGCGGCCTCGCCGGGATGGGGAGTGACGATCTTCGCGCACTGGAAGAGCTTGGCAAGCTCGGGCTTTTTGGCCAGCCAGAACAGGGCGTCCGCGTCGAGGACGACGGGGGGCAGATCCAGGCCCGCCAGTGCGGTGAGAAATTCGAGAACTCTTTCGTCGCGTCCCATGCCGGGGCCGACGAGCACTGCGGTGTAGCGCTCCATGTGCGGGGCCAGATCCTGCGCCATGCCCTCGTTCCAGTTCGTGCCGCTGCCGAGGGGCAGGGTCATGATGTCCGGGTTGCAGGCCTTGACCTCGTGGGCGAGTCCTGCCGGGCAGCCCACTGTGACCATGCCCGCACCGGCGCGCAGCGCGCCAAGGGCGGCCAGATGCGGCGCACCGGTCAGGCCCGTGGAGCCGCCAAGGACGAGCACGTGCCCAGCGGTGCCCTTGTGCATCTCCGGATGCGGCGAGGGCAGCAGCTCCAGCACGCCGTCGGTGAGCATGGCCGAGGTGGCCGGGGTGGAGTGCTTGATGAATTCGGGAATGCCGATGCCGCAGACGTGCACGTCTCCGGTGTATTCCGCCGCGCCGGGCATGGCGAGGCCGAGCTTGGCCGCCTCGAAGGTCACTGTGGTATCGGCCATGATGGCCACGGGGCAGGGTTCGCCGGTCAGGCCGGACAGGCCGGAGGGAATGTCCAGCGCGAGGACGAAGGCCGAGCCGCTGAAGGCGTTCAGCTCCTCGATCCATTCCTGCGCGTAGTCGCGCAGTGCGCCGGAAAGGCCGGTGCCGAACAGACCGTCCACCACGATGTCCGGCTCGCCGTATTCGTGGGTCAGTTCGAGGATGGAATGCCCCGGTGCGAGGTATTCGAGCAGGATGTCCATCTTTTGGGCAAGGCGCAGGTTGGCAGCGGCCGCGCCACGGTATTCCTTCTTGCGGGCGGTGTGGAGCACCAGCACCTGCGCGCCTGCGTTGGCGAGGTGGCGTGCCACGCAGAAGGCGTCGCCGCCGTTGTTGCCGGGACCGGCCACGACGAGGGCCGTAAGCCCGTCCACGGAGCCGATGGTTTCCTCAAGCACGCCGAACGCGCCGAGACCGGCGTTTTCCATGAGCACTTCCTGACGGAGGCCGAAATCCTCGATGGTGGCGTGGTCCCACGTCGCCATTTCCTCGGGCGTGGGCAGCGGAACGGAATGGTACATTTCCATATGCTAATTCTTCTCCAGGACGACCACGGCCGATGCGATGTCGCGACCGTGGGTCAGGCTGATATGTGTGGTGTTGACGCCGAGGCTTTCGGCCAGTTCGCGAGCGGCCCCAAGCAGTTCCAGCTGCGGCTGGCCCGAGGGCAGCCGACGGATTTCGATGGTCTGGAAGCCTACGCCCTTCGCTATGCCCGTGCCAAGCGCCTTGGCTGCCGCTTCCTTGGCGGCGAAGCGGGCGGCGAGGTAGGGGGTTGCGACGGCGGGCATGGCGCTGCGTTCGTTCGGCGTGAGTATGCGGTCGATGAAATGATCGCCATGCCGGGCGACGGCCTGCTCTATGCGGGCGAGTTCAACGACGTCGAGGCCGAGGCCGATGATCATCGATATCGGCCCCTAGTCCACAAACGAGTGCACGAGTTCGCACATCTCGCGCACGGCCTGCGAAATGCCCACATAGGCCGCGCGGGTGATGATGCTGTGGCCGATGGAGTATTCGTTGATGCCGGGAACCTTTGCGAAGGGGCGGATGTTCACGTAGTCCAGCCCGTGGCCGAGGTTCACTTTCAGGCCGAGGTTCTGCGCGTGGCGGATTCCGGCGAGGATCTTTTCCAGCTCGGCCTTGGCCGAAGCGGGAGTGTCCGCGTCGGAGTAGTGGCCGGTGTGGATTTCGATGAATTCGGTGCCGATGGTGGCCGCGGCCTCGATCTGCTCGGGATCCGCGTCGATGAACAGGCTGGAGCGGATGCCCGCCTCGTGGATGGGCTTCAGGAAGGCGCGCAGTTCCTCCACGCGGGAGGCCACGTCCAGACCGCCCTCCGTGGTCAGCTCTTCGCGCTTTTCGGGAACGAGGCAGGTCATGTCGGGGCGCACGCGCAGGCAGATGCTCTGCATCTCCGGGGTGGCGGCCATTTCGAGGCTCAGCGTCGTCTTGATGGTGGCCCGCAGCAGGTCGACGTCGCGATCCTGAATGTGGCGGCGATCTTCACGCAGATGGCAGATTATGCATTCGGCACCGGCCAGTTCGGCCAGATGCGCGGCGGTGACGGGATCGGGTTCCTTGCCCAGACGTGCCTGCCTGAGCGTGGCGATATGATCGACATTGACTGCAAGTGAAGGCATTTCCTGTGGTCCTTTTCGAAAAGTTTCGAGCGCGGGATACGCCGGAAGCCCGGCGACAGGACCCGCTTTGACGAAATTGTCGCCAACACCCGCCGAAAGTCAAGGGAAAGCTTGTGATTTCGGGGTAAAGTGGTAGAACAGGCAGGATCGGAGGTCTTCCGGTTCGGCTTGACTTGAAGTGGCTCTGGCTGTAGCTTCCCGCCTTTGTTCAGCATTTTTTGATGAATCGAGAATCGTCCTCAAGAGGTCTAGATAATGAATGTATGCATAGTCGGTACCGGATATGTCGGTTTGGTGAGCGCCGCGTGTTTCGCCGAGATGGGCAACAACGTGGTGTGCGTCGACGTGAATCCCAAGGTCGTCGAGACGCTGCGTAGCGGCAAGGTTCACATCTACGAGCCGGGCCTTGAGGATATGGTCCGCCGCAACGCCGCGCAGGGGCGGCTTGTGTTCACCACCAGCCTTGCCGACGGTCTGGAGAAGGCGCGTGTCGTGTTCATTACCGTGGGCACTCCCTGCCGCGAGGACGGAAGCTGCGATTTGCGCTTCGTGCATCAGGTTGCGCGCGAGATCGGCCAGCACATGAAGGACCCCAAGATCGTCGTGGACAAGTCCACCGTTCCGGTCGGCACCGCCGATCAGGTGCGGGCCATCGTGGCCGAGGAGCTTGCGAAGCGCGGCATGGACATCGACTTCGACGTGGTCTCCAACCCCGAGTTCCTCAAGGAAGGCGACGCCGTCAATGACTTCATGAAGCCCGACCGCGTGGTGCTCGGTACGGACAACGCCGAGTCCGCCGAGGTGATGCGCTCCCTGTACGCGCCCTTCGCGCGTAGCCGCGAGAAGCTCATCGTCATGGGCGTGCGCAGCGCGGAGATGACCAAGTACGCCGCCAACTGCATGCTGGCCACCAAGATTTCCTTCATCAACGAAATTTCCAACATCTGCGAGAAGGTCGGCGCGGACGTGCGTGACGTGCGCCTCGGCATCGGTTCCGATCACCGCATCGGCTACCACTTCATCTACCCCGGCGTCGGCTACGGCGGCTCCTGCTTCCCCAAGGACGTGAAGGCGCTCATCACCACCGCCCTCGAAAGCGGCCACACCCCGAGTCTGCTTCAGTCCGTGGACGCGGTGAACGACGCCCAGAAGTTCACCGTGGCCCGCAAGATCGAGAACTACTTCGCCGATCAGGGTGGCGTGGAAGGCAAGACGCTGGCCCTGTGGGGTCTGGCCTTCAAGGCCAACACCGACGACATTCGCGAAGCCCCCTCGCTGGTGACCATCCGTCACCTGACCGAGCGCGGCATGCGCGTGAAGGCCTTCGACCCGGTCGCCGGTCCCAACACCCGCAAGGCTCTTGAGGGCAACGACCTTGTGGAGATCGTCGACGAGCAGTATGCCGCCCTTGAAGGCGCCAACGCGCTTGCCGTGGTCACCGAGTGGAACCAGTTCCGCAAGCCCGATTTCGACCGCATCAAGGCCACGTTGAGCGCGCCCATCGTTTTCGACGGACGCAATCTGTACTCCCCCGAGGAGATGGCGGCCTCCGGCTTCGCCTACTTCAGCGTGGGGCGGCAGGCGAAGAAGGCCTGATTCCCGGCGCGAGAGGCGTCTGACCCGTTTTTGAAATGACAAGGCCCCGGCATATGCCGGGGCCTTTTGCGTTTGGGCGCTGAAGTGTGCGGAGACTTTTGTGGAGAGAGCGGGGTGAGTGCAGGGTCGCGGCCGCGCATTCGACGCAAAAAGAAAGCCCCCGCGTGTGCGGGGGCCGAAAAGTGTCTGGCGAGTGGCGGAAGAGGGATCAGCCGACGGTAGTGGTCCGTTTGCATGTCCTGTACTGGAGCTCCTTGAGGATGATTCGCTCGTACTCAAGGTGTGCCCCGGCTCCCGCATCGAATTCGTCCTGAAGGAATTTCTCAAGATATTGCGCCTCTTCCCAGAAGTCGAGAAGCTCCTCGTCGCGCAAGGTCTTGATCTGGTCCTCC
Coding sequences within:
- a CDS encoding UDP-glucose dehydrogenase family protein produces the protein MNVCIVGTGYVGLVSAACFAEMGNNVVCVDVNPKVVETLRSGKVHIYEPGLEDMVRRNAAQGRLVFTTSLADGLEKARVVFITVGTPCREDGSCDLRFVHQVAREIGQHMKDPKIVVDKSTVPVGTADQVRAIVAEELAKRGMDIDFDVVSNPEFLKEGDAVNDFMKPDRVVLGTDNAESAEVMRSLYAPFARSREKLIVMGVRSAEMTKYAANCMLATKISFINEISNICEKVGADVRDVRLGIGSDHRIGYHFIYPGVGYGGSCFPKDVKALITTALESGHTPSLLQSVDAVNDAQKFTVARKIENYFADQGGVEGKTLALWGLAFKANTDDIREAPSLVTIRHLTERGMRVKAFDPVAGPNTRKALEGNDLVEIVDEQYAALEGANALAVVTEWNQFRKPDFDRIKATLSAPIVFDGRNLYSPEEMAASGFAYFSVGRQAKKA